A region of Elusimicrobiota bacterium DNA encodes the following proteins:
- the tsaD gene encoding tRNA (adenosine(37)-N6)-threonylcarbamoyltransferase complex transferase subunit TsaD: MRVLGIETSCDETAAAVVEDGHILSNVVSSQIRLHRRFHGVVPELAARAHLQRIGEVVETALAGRKVDAVAFARGPGLMGPLLVGKMAALAAAETLGCPVVAVNHLEGHVFAAELSGRIRFPLVTLIVSGGHTDLLLCRAPGRYRVLGRTRDDAAGEAYDKVARMLGLGYPGGPAIDRLARRGDPQAVAFARPLLPGTWDFSFAGIKTAMLYHLRDLERKPTRKETADLCASFQEAVVETLVRKTVAAALSHRVKQVVVGGGVAANARLREAFAEAAASRGLRVSIPPPILCTDNGAMLAQAASHRLRRRRVGRSLRCDPGLGFENWGG; this comes from the coding sequence ATGAGAGTCCTGGGCATCGAGACCTCCTGCGACGAGACGGCCGCCGCCGTGGTCGAGGACGGCCATATCCTCTCCAATGTCGTCTCGTCCCAGATACGCCTGCACCGGCGCTTCCACGGCGTGGTGCCGGAGCTGGCAGCGCGCGCGCACCTGCAGCGCATCGGCGAGGTGGTGGAGACCGCCTTGGCGGGGCGGAAGGTGGATGCCGTAGCCTTCGCCCGCGGTCCGGGGCTCATGGGGCCGCTTTTGGTCGGGAAGATGGCGGCTCTGGCCGCGGCTGAGACCCTGGGCTGCCCGGTCGTGGCGGTGAACCACCTCGAAGGGCATGTCTTCGCGGCCGAGCTCAGCGGCCGGATCCGCTTCCCGCTGGTCACGCTCATCGTCTCGGGCGGGCACACGGACCTCCTCCTGTGCCGGGCCCCGGGCCGCTACCGCGTCCTGGGCCGCACGCGCGACGACGCCGCGGGAGAGGCTTACGACAAGGTGGCGCGCATGCTGGGCCTGGGCTACCCGGGCGGGCCCGCGATCGACCGGCTGGCGCGTCGAGGCGACCCGCAAGCCGTGGCTTTCGCCCGGCCGCTCCTGCCCGGGACTTGGGATTTCTCCTTCGCTGGGATCAAGACGGCCATGCTCTACCACCTGCGGGACCTCGAGCGCAAGCCCACGCGCAAGGAGACCGCCGACCTGTGCGCCTCCTTCCAGGAGGCTGTGGTGGAGACCTTGGTCAGGAAGACCGTCGCCGCCGCGCTGAGCCACCGGGTCAAGCAGGTGGTGGTGGGAGGCGGGGTCGCGGCCAACGCCCGGCTGCGCGAGGCTTTCGCAGAGGCGGCCGCAAGCCGCGGCCTGCGCGTGAGCATCCCGCCGCCGATCCTGTGCACGGATAACGGGGCCATGCTCGCCCAG